The genomic window gagttctaaGAAGGAACATAATTAAATTCTGAGAATatcttttcttctcagaactggactttataagtttatatcttgtaattctgacttaaaagtATAAATATTGCCTATGAAATCTATTTTGTACATATAAACAGTACTGTAGCACAATACTTACCCATTTGCTTTATTTTTTCAGAGATCTTTGCTTCATGTCACAGCAGCACACAGACAGAGAAATGAGGTGATCATAAGTGAATGAACAGATATACTTGTCATTGTACGTTTTTTCATGTGCTACTCTTTATTATCTGCACAAATTCATATTAATGATCTGTAGCAGTTACAGTAATGCTGTATGTGATTCAATCATCAGTATATTAATGTCATGTATCTCAATACCGAAAAGCAGAACTTTTGATGAAAATACAATATTGACTGAAAAAtcataatatacatttaaaattcactgctcatttttacttttattgtatCAGTTGTAGGCCAAATACTTACTTTTTTCATTTTCACTTATATCTGCTTCAAATGTAGCAGCACATAGACAGAGAAAGAGATTATACAGTTAATTCATCACTAATATGCATCATCAATAAACAATACTTTTCACAGCAATTAATATATACATctgtaacattttattttctaaaCTGTTACATAATGAAGccattttttatctttttatctgcAATACCTACTCATTTGCTTTAGTTGTTTAGAGATCTCCTCTTTATGTCACAGCAGCACATAGAAACAGAAATGAAGAGATCATAAGTGAATGAACAGATGAAAATGACAGAAACAGAAATATTGTGTGATTCTTCTTGTGCTTCTAATAATGTGCTTTATCATATGcacatctttttttattttttttattaatgaccAGTAACAATTGGCAAATAGTATTTTTAAGGAATTTTGcagtgtttattatcagtgatttatcttatcttatctgtTATTTATGTCATGAGGCATTAAAAGGGATCATGACATagattttatatattgtttttaccATCTTTCTAAAACAATCAATTTTTTGAAGGGGTGGCTCCAAGACATGTCAGTAAAAGATGACTGTTAAGACTGGTTAACGTCATTGTATAGAAAACAGTATGGACAATTCATTATGAAATCATTTATTTAGAGTTTGTAATGCAGCTGCTCTTATATCTGACACAACAGACTGCttcatctttaaaaaaagtttcagAAGCTCTCCATTACAttactaccctggaaatccagaggtctcgcgagagcacaatttgaattgtctctgcaagacactctggcatcgagcaatgatgcaggttactgcaatacgtaagcaattgtgggaaccaatcaaatcggtgtatctgatgtaggcgggacagaggcgagctaaaatgatgatgacagcactgcgacgtccgtatcatgtagtaaactttgaaagatcgctgtcgctacagatgaacaacaagttgtttgaaacggctttggccgctgcaatgaacgagttagacttggctttccatataaaagaggaacagaaaacagaaaactcgaatcgttcctttgcaagaaggacgtttttgctgtattgccgactggatacggcaagagtttaatctatcagttcacgagttcacgcttacatataattagccggagaatagtagtgcatgtttggcgtgctgtccggtgaagggctccaaactcgggagtggcccgaacccagagtacgttaccccccaatagaagtagcgagaactcggagtgatgagatggggtggtggaggtttactgataaaccatcgagtgaattgaggtgagtcagctgtatttaaacctatggcgctgattgacttgtgatgtttatgctaagcatctgacgcgcttctcccgaactttggtaatgaaacatcatttagctctgctggtagctaagcgtgtattgttgtgattggtcgtgacgttatccaattgcgtgcagttagagtttcaaatgcatgcttggtaccgcccctcgagttaggcagttttcattgctcgatcccagacccataatcttaatagattagggtctggatttttccaggctattaCATTACCTTTTTTACAAAACAATCTACAGTCAAATGCTCCGAACAAACATCCTCCTATACAATCGGTACACCATTAAAAATAAACCATCCACTTGatcattttttgttgttgattttgtttgtttgtcttgttCAAAATACCAGAAAAAAAGTGTGCACTAGATACACCTATTTCATAGTTTTCACAATTTCACAATCAAATTATCTTGCTGCATCAGTTTTAATACTTACCCAGGTCTTTTTCATTGGTCTTGGCTTCATGTCAAAGTAGCACATAGAAATAGAAATAAGGAGACTGTAAGTGAATGATAAGACTAACATTTTGTAAATCACACTGTGTGATTCTTCATGTGCTTTAAAAATCACTACATACCCtgcattaatttatattaatgatCTCTAATGCATGCATGAATATTAGTTAAATCCTTCATTTATGTGAATTAACAAAACACTCTGAGGCTCCAAGATTCTACCATTTCTGACTCATTTAGAGTCAGAGTTAACAATTCTGTGAATTGGTAACAGTAGATTCTGatcggatcatttgaatcagtgagttattGACTCGAGAACAGATGCAAGATGGTTCAGAATTGTTTAATGCACAATGCACTCTGCAGTAGAACAATAAAGCTACATTTTCCTCCTGCTGCATCAGCTGTAATACTTACTCATTTTCTCTAGTTGTTTCGAGATGTTTGCTTCATGTCACAGCAGCACATAGAAACAAAAATGAAGAGATTAGGAGAGTTTGTTGCTAATTCAGCATTTTAAACAGAGCGAATCAGTATATCAATGTCATTCAGTTTACTGCTGAACAATCACAAACGTATTCACTGCACTGCAAACAAAAGCGAACATGTGGTGAAAATTCTTAAAATTGACTATAAAAAATCATGTTACACATTTAAAATCTATTGTAGCGCAGTAAAGCTCACTTTTCTTTCATACCAGCTGTAATACTTACTCATTTGCTTTAGTTGTTCAGAGAACTTCGCTTCAAGCCACAGCAGCACATAGAAACAGAAATGAATGAACAGATGAACATGTTAGAAATGCTAAAAGATACTGTCATTTTTCATGATTCTTCATCATCTGCCTGACTTTTGTATGACTTACACATTAGCTTTTTTAATTTGTAGCGATTGCTTCCACAATAAATCACAAGACCAGCAGCTACAGCTGCTGCAACGGCCAGCAGAATACCAACAAATATTCCTGCTACAGCACCTGGAGACAGACCTAATGCTGTAACGATAAAGAGGAACAGTCATTAATTGAATATGTACATTATTAGTAGACGTATTAGTGCTGAAAGAATAAAGTGACTCACCAGAGACAGTTACAGTGAATCTTTTGAATAAGATCCTTCTGTCACTAATGATCTTTAGTCTAAATTCACCAGTATGCTTAGTTTTGAGGTCTGTGATAGTCAGAGATCCAGTCTTACTGTCCAGCTCCAGTTTGCCTCTGAATCTCTCATCGTCACCATCATAGTATGACGTATGATTGTCTTCTGTATCACCTTTAGCAATGAGAGATCCATCAGCTCCAAATCTCCACAGTATCAGATCATGTTTCTGTAGTTCAGTTTCAGTGTGTAGAGTCTCAGAGTGTCCCTTTGTTGCTGACAATACCTTTATTTCATCTTTGTCTTCAACAGATTTAAGTGGAGattctgcacacacacacacacacacacacacacacacacacacacacacacacacacacacacacacacacacaaaatgtctGATGAAACTGTCAATTATTTCAGCTTTGCATATTTTCACAAAGAAGTTCTGATTTAATCAACTCACCTTTCACAATAACTTTGAACGTCTTGGATTTGGTCCCTACGCTGCTGACACTCTCTACTGTATATTCACCTGAGTGTTTGATTCTAATGTTCCAGATGGTAAGAAATCCAGTTTGATCCAGATTAATTCTGCCGCTAAACATCATTATCAGTTTATCGTCACTGTACTCAACTTTACCAGTTCCTTTATTGATTGTTGCTATGCTAGTCTTATTAACTTTCCACTCTGTTAGACCATCTTTCTGCATTTCAGTAAAATCAGTCTGTAGAGTAAGGGAATCTCCCTCTATCACTGTCTTTACTCCATCAGGATCAACACCGCACACACctacagaaacaaaacaaaacaaaaccagagATGTTGGTTTTCAAAATGATTTCTGGTAAtccaaataagttttttttttttttttttttttgtggatttGTCAAATGACATCAAATCTGGGTCTACATATTTCTATACATGTCTGTACAAACATTGTTTACCTTGAAAGCTATGCAAGTGCATACTTTAAAATGTCTGCAATGTCTTACTAAGAACAAAACCTACCCCACCAGTTTTCAAATAGACAGTCTACAACACCCACACACACAAATACTCCATTACTCTCCAAAGCTCGATGATTGAAGCAGTTTCACAATTTAAATATTTAGGATTTTTAATGACGATTCCCTATATTTTAGGCCTCATGTTTAACAACTTTTGAAGAAACTAAAACGTTGATGTTGGACTGTTTCCTTCAGAGTAAAGTCCTGTTTTTCTTTTAAAGCAAGAAGAAAATTAACAGCTACTATGTTCTTGTCAGTGTTGAATTACCGTGATATTATCTACATGCGGGTGGTGTGTTTAAGCATTGTTTACAGGACCTGGGTGTTTATCATGGAGCATTAaggtttattatttaaaatcccGTAGCCttttctggatttaaacattctaaAAGTTACAAATATGGGTAAAAGGTgacttatttaaatatattttatttcttgttAAATAGATTTTAGtaataaattaagtaaataaatatgtgTCAGTGCCAGAATTACATAGGGGATATTAGGATTTTCACAAGGGGCAAATTTGTTAAATTAACAATAAATTTCTCTCTTCTAACTTTCAGCATATTAATGTAAAGGTAATCATTCAAACGTCACAGTTTTTTTATGCTAATCAATGAGTTAATGAGCATTTGAAGCCCGAATTGATCACACAGGCCAGATAAACTCGGTGGAAAATGAAACCGAAAGCATTAAAGAAAAGCAGAATTAAAACACTTACCGTCAATGACAAACATGgataaaaacactgaaaacacTATCTCCATATTGTTGCGAGGTTATTGTAAGAGTTGAGTTAATACGAAACTCGCTCCTTCGAGTGTCTTGACATTTGTGAGACACGCCAACGATTGAAGTCTCACTGCAGGAGTCCAAAGTTGCGAGCTTTAGAAATGACATCATCGCGGTGCAGGCTGTCGCATTGTTAAACATTCCAGTAAAAGAATGTATTAAATATTAACGAAGGCAGAAGGTTTATCCAGATAGACATGAATAACACTTTCAAGATTAATTGGATCAAAAAGTGTGTGATTGATCCTGGTtcaatatgtttgtttgtttttattccacaaaatatttttaagaTGATGGgtggtgtttattttattttgccttgTATCTTTTTGTTCTCTAAATTACCCATCAAACTGTTTAAATTCCATGAGCAAGCACTCTTGCTTTGTGCAGAATTGCTATTCCCTCTGGACCTAATTTAATGTGTAGCCACCGTACTTATTATAAAGATAATTGTTAGATATACCTCCTGTCAAGCCACACCCTATACCGGGTTTCATCGTTTCCTCCCTGTCTAATCAAGCGTTCGCATCCCCTTTGCTGTCTCTTGGTTCCCTTTCCCAGTTGGATTTCGCTCTACAACTCATCCAAAGGACTGTCAGATAAGATTGTCTGATAGTCAAATTACCTTCTGTTATCATGCCATCCGTTAATCAATATCCAACCATTGCTTCTAATtgcctgctctctctctctctctggttccatccgcgcgcgcgcgcgcgcgcgtgtgtgtgtgtgtgtgtgtgtgtgtgtgtgtgactccaATACGTTTCTCTCTAACTTTGTGGATATTGGAGAAGAATGTTCTTTTTGTAACAGTTGCGGGGAGtctttgtttttcaattaatctAATGATAACActgaatatgattttttttttattttgagaatGAAACAGTTAACACTTCTGTTAATTGTATCATTTCTGaatggcaatttttttttattcatagttACAGATTGTCAATATCCCCTCCTTTTATACAAGGTTTTCTCTGACGAACTCCCCTTATGTCTCTTAAAGTTGTGAAAAATGTAAAAGCGATGTctgttgtaaaaaaaattacgAATCTTGTATTTGGCGTCTTGTGAATGTTCTCCTTTGACGTTCTCGAACCATCTTTGGAGCTTCTGTTTGATGTCTGTTTTTCTGTAATTATGTtctataaataaaacatttgcctACAACTTTGCTTCCTCAACAAAAAACCAATCAGGCCAATTTGCACACATGGTAATCGCTTTAGTTTTAATgtgtaatgtatttttaattgagTAATTAggcttttttaatttattttattatctggCTCTTTCTGTTTTAAGCCACGATGTTGATTGTTAAATACTTTACTTTTTTCTAAAGTTAATTGAATTTTGTAGTAGCCTAACTTGAACGTTcaaaaagcatttagaaaagTTAGGAGGCGAAATGCGACAATCACATGTGGATGCTTTGGAGAGACGGCTGAATTTGCCAAGCAAGACATGCTCCTGGATTAACATTTTTGTtgatcctggatcaacattagtgtCCAAAAATATAGACTTAACCCAATTTATTCCTAAAATCAAAGGGAAATAATACCTGTTAACAAGGGTGTAGAAGCATCTAACTGTGatcataaaactaaaactaacattTCCTAAAAAGTtatccctcaattctgattggttgattgaGATGTTTTTTCCAGGAtcaatgttgatccaggaacatgttGTACTCGGTGAAATCACATTCNNNNNNNNNNNNNNNNNNNNNNNNNNNNNNNNNNNNNNNNNNNNNNNNNNNNNNNNNNNNNNNNNNNNNNNNNNNNNNNNNNNNNNNNNNNNNNNNNNNNNNNNNNNNNNNNNNNNNNNNNNNNNNNNNNNNNNNNNNNNNNNNNNNNNNNNNNNNNNNNNNNNNNNNNNNNNNNNNNNNNNNNNNNNNNNNNNNNNNNNNNNNNNNNNNNNNNNNNNNNNNNNNNNNNNNNNNNNNNNNNNNNNNNNNNNNNNNNNNNNNNNNNNNNNNNNNNNNNNNNNNNNNNNNNNNNNNNNNNNNNNNNNNNNNNNNNNNNNNNNNNNNNNNNNNNNNNNNNNNNNNNNNNNNNNNNNNNNNNNNNNNNNNNNNNNNNNNNNNNNNNNNNNNNNNNNNNNNNNNNNNNNNNNNNNNNNNNNNNNNNNNNNNNNNNNNNNNNNNNNNNNNNNNNNNNNNNNNNNNNNNNNNNNNNNNNNNNNNNNNNNNNNNNNNNNNNNNNNNNNAGAAACATTTAGTGTATTTCTGTTTTGTTGATTTACATGTGGGCTTTGGATTCGTGTTATATAATAACTGTTCAATGAAATGCTGAAGAAAATGTTTGATACGTTTGTTTACTTCTGTTTGTGTTCATGGAGTCTGGCTGGTaagtatttttgttgtttttggttCTGTTTAGATTAGAGTTTGTCCCGTACATTATTCTGAATCACACTATGAAATCACACGATGAAAGGTTTTAATTTATTGAAGATTAGTGTAATCATTGCAGGGAGAAAAGCTGTTTTATCAAGtagtttaaaaatgacaaaatctcaAATTACATAGCTAAAACAGTGTTTCTGTCTGTTTTGCAGGTGTGTTTGGTGCTGATACGAATGTAATGAAGGCCATATCAGTGACTGAGGGAGAATCTATCACTCTAAACACTGATTTTACTGCAGTAAAGAAAGATGATCTGCTACTGTGGATGTTTGGACATAAAGACATCCCCATAGCCCAAATCGACAGAAATAACTACAAGATATTTAATGATAGTgctgatgggagattcagaggAAGACTGAAGCTGGATCAAACTGGTTCTCTGAACATCACAAACACCATAATCACAGACTCTGGACTTTATAAAATCACCAGCATCAGAACAGGAAGCTCACTCGACACATTCAATCTTACTGTCTATGGTGAGCAGAGAATTACTTGACCTGTTATATTCTGtatatgtgttttgtttttttgtttttttgtttttacatccTTTTGATATTAAAATTGGAAACCCTTGTGACTGCATTGGTTTTATAgatatataaaatcatatttatCATTGAATACAGTAATTCATTAAAACCTAATTCCAATTTAACCCTTCTG from Garra rufa chromosome 7, GarRuf1.0, whole genome shotgun sequence includes these protein-coding regions:
- the LOC141338464 gene encoding uncharacterized protein, producing MEIVFSVFLSMFVIDGVCGVDPDGVKTVIEGDSLTLQTDFTEMQKDGLTEWKVNKTSIATINKGTGKVEYSDDKLIMMFSGRINLDQTGFLTIWNIRIKHSGEYTVESVSSVGTKSKTFKVIVKESPLKSVEDKDEIKVLSATKGHSETLHTETELQKHDLILWRFGADGSLIAKGDTEDNHTSYYDGDDERFRGKLELDSKTGSLTITDLKTKHTGEFRLKIISDRRILFKRFTVTVSALGLSPGAVAGIFVGILLAVAAAVAAGLVIYCGSNRYKLKKLMSKFSEQLKQMTNISKQLEKMTKTNEKDLEEISKQLKQMTDISENEKTKISEKIKQMAKGIQKEMPKLTEQLKQLREQNIPEQLFEMSEQVNQMTSKDGTEMSQQKTYDDVTQEETPRSELREGERKRLFVEETAISKAIGADRILQDIQGRKSIAIRAEDEVHIHYDDVTQEETPRPEIREGERKRLFVEETAISKAIGADEILRDIQGRKSIAIRAEDEVHIHDLTGVLKISEQETRADVTEEETIRPEIKEGEVERFIYVQETAISKAFGADKRLRDRQGKKSLVIRKTNTEDAGVQTHGTDEKAPENVLKELKEELKEEPTEKEMTEETPFMSQDEEDASND